Proteins from a single region of Hordeum vulgare subsp. vulgare chromosome 6H, MorexV3_pseudomolecules_assembly, whole genome shotgun sequence:
- the LOC123402022 gene encoding oxidation resistance protein 1 isoform X2 has translation MISFLSPSSSFNDSREIVPEQSEEMGYPTLTPVGKASKGKTGLLSRGKHSIGKIINKAARMSGFKQNSEPKIDKEVVNHAESVAPALELEESNEVNSLTNMPVMSEPSTLLSETMRSTLYSSLPILAQGRSWVLLYSTWRHGISLSTLYRRSLLCPGYSLLVVGDRKGAVFGGLVEAPLQPTSSKKYQGTNNCFVFTNLHSDPAIYRPTGANKYFTVCSADYLALGGGGHFALYLDSDLLTGSSSNSETFNNQCLSHSPDFAVKDVELWGFVYPSKYEEMLKLCRTEKPGVYRF, from the exons ATGATCTCATTTTTGTCGCCGTCTAGCTCTTTTAACGATTCAAGGGAGATAGTCCCTGAGCAGAGCGAAGAAATGGGATACCCAACTTTAACACCAGTTGGGAAGGCAAGCAAAGGAAAGACAGGCTTGCTAAGCAGAGGGAAGCATTCCATCGGAAAAATCATTAATAAAGCGGCTAGGATGAGCGGTTTCAAACAAAATTCAGAACCTAAAATTGACAAAGAGGTGGTAAATCATGCTGAATCAGTTGCGCCTGCATTGGAGCTCGAAGAATCAAATGAAGTTAATTCCTTGACCAACATGCCAGTTATGTCAGAGCCGTCTACCCTTTTGTCAGAAACAATGCGATCCACTCTTTATTCCTCTCTTCCTATTCTTGCCCAAGGAAGGAGCTGGGTTTTGCTATACAG CACATGGAGGCATGGAATATCTTTATCTACTTTATATAGAAGGAGTTTGCTGTGCCCTGGTTACTCACTCTTG GTAGTTGGGGACAGAAAGGGGGCTGTTTTTGGTGGTCTAGTTGAGGCTCCATTACAACCAACTAGCTCAAAGAAGTATCAG GGTACCAATAACTGCTTTGTTTTCACTAATTTACATAGCGATCCTGCTATATACCGGCCAACAG GAGCAAATAAGTATTTTACTGTGTGCTCTGCTGACTATTTGGCACTGGGAGGTGGAGGTCATTTCGCACTTTATCTAGACTCAGATCT TTTGACTGGTTCAAGTTCAAATTCAGAGACTTTTAACAACCAGTGTTTGTCACATTCTCCAGACTTTGCAGTTAAAGACGTTGAG CTCTGGGGCTTCGTCTATCCTTCGAAGTACGAAGAGATGCTCAAGCTCTGCCGTACCGAGAAGCCAGGGGTATACCGATTTTGA
- the LOC123402022 gene encoding nuclear receptor coactivator 7 isoform X1 has product MGYLPSSLGSKAAHFVSDLTTVILNPVSEREPSHLPEADEEQEKSEDDKDSDQNSDNPDGPDTSSFRAFMISFLSPSSSFNDSREIVPEQSEEMGYPTLTPVGKASKGKTGLLSRGKHSIGKIINKAARMSGFKQNSEPKIDKEVVNHAESVAPALELEESNEVNSLTNMPVMSEPSTLLSETMRSTLYSSLPILAQGRSWVLLYSTWRHGISLSTLYRRSLLCPGYSLLVVGDRKGAVFGGLVEAPLQPTSSKKYQGTNNCFVFTNLHSDPAIYRPTGANKYFTVCSADYLALGGGGHFALYLDSDLLTGSSSNSETFNNQCLSHSPDFAVKDVELWGFVYPSKYEEMLKLCRTEKPGVYRF; this is encoded by the exons ATGGGGTACCTGCCGTCGTCCCTGGGCAGCAAGGCGGCGCACTTCGTGTCCGACCTCACCACCGTCATCCTCAACCCCGTCTCCGAGCGCGAGCCCTCCCACCTCCCC GAGGCGGACGAAGAGCAAGAAAAATCAGAAGACGACAAAGATTCTGACCAAAATTCTGATAACCCCGATGGCCCTGATACATCTTCATTCAGAGCATTCATGATCTCATTTTTGTCGCCGTCTAGCTCTTTTAACGATTCAAGGGAGATAGTCCCTGAGCAGAGCGAAGAAATGGGATACCCAACTTTAACACCAGTTGGGAAGGCAAGCAAAGGAAAGACAGGCTTGCTAAGCAGAGGGAAGCATTCCATCGGAAAAATCATTAATAAAGCGGCTAGGATGAGCGGTTTCAAACAAAATTCAGAACCTAAAATTGACAAAGAGGTGGTAAATCATGCTGAATCAGTTGCGCCTGCATTGGAGCTCGAAGAATCAAATGAAGTTAATTCCTTGACCAACATGCCAGTTATGTCAGAGCCGTCTACCCTTTTGTCAGAAACAATGCGATCCACTCTTTATTCCTCTCTTCCTATTCTTGCCCAAGGAAGGAGCTGGGTTTTGCTATACAG CACATGGAGGCATGGAATATCTTTATCTACTTTATATAGAAGGAGTTTGCTGTGCCCTGGTTACTCACTCTTG GTAGTTGGGGACAGAAAGGGGGCTGTTTTTGGTGGTCTAGTTGAGGCTCCATTACAACCAACTAGCTCAAAGAAGTATCAG GGTACCAATAACTGCTTTGTTTTCACTAATTTACATAGCGATCCTGCTATATACCGGCCAACAG GAGCAAATAAGTATTTTACTGTGTGCTCTGCTGACTATTTGGCACTGGGAGGTGGAGGTCATTTCGCACTTTATCTAGACTCAGATCT TTTGACTGGTTCAAGTTCAAATTCAGAGACTTTTAACAACCAGTGTTTGTCACATTCTCCAGACTTTGCAGTTAAAGACGTTGAG CTCTGGGGCTTCGTCTATCCTTCGAAGTACGAAGAGATGCTCAAGCTCTGCCGTACCGAGAAGCCAGGGGTATACCGATTTTGA